Proteins co-encoded in one Malus sylvestris chromosome 9, drMalSylv7.2, whole genome shotgun sequence genomic window:
- the LOC126582414 gene encoding uncharacterized protein LOC126582414: MLLTPGHSPRHLSSPSPSTISESSALNPTNSTQITPKNPKGHPTVLDEDTYVAAIEKIIERDFFPDISKLRDRLDWLEAIKTRDPVQIRDAQLKIIERRGKKVTHNPDPDGRTPGSTFMRSFTPADEFDGKTPAVSNVGLSGDVGSSGGDDGVEGSLSLDQFFRRYTSEDNHSFSNILEKVNRKRKERYEYLTEGEKEGVKSIEDVKRDRITDGYGTSDQPPSTLDGWKYTAKNLLMYHPADRGEAPLTEEERANRMKSLEKEINRPNTRFHGKIMDSRPKEDAMAEFLYTTVAGATPVIMDRDGDKLKKYDLDDLRKTPNPFYVETEKKADNGYSFVRTPSPAPGVDESPFITWGEIEGTPLRLDLEDNPVDIGGGEGPHYRIPCPPVRDEKAHSLSREAARKLRERSKLFHKPPLPSPSRGGSASPSVRTLSPAAQKFVRNAIGKSSSSIDETLRASYRGSSPGFTTPKGGRSVSRLGSHASIISRSPSAAREGTNPPW, from the coding sequence GTCCTCGATGAAGACACCTATGTCGCCGCGATCGAGAAGATCATTGAAAGGGACTTCTTTCCCGATATTTCCAAGCTCCGGGACCGCCTCGACTGGCTCGAAGCGATCAAGACCCGCGACCCGGTTCAGATTCGAGATGCCCAGTTGAAGATCATCGAGCGGCGCGGAAAGAAGGTAACTCATAATCCTGACCCTGATGGTAGAACCCCAGGTTCGACTTTTATGCGTAGTTTTACCCCTGCCGATGAATTTGATGGTAAAACCCCGGCTGTTTCGAATGTGGGATTGTCCGGTGATGTAGGGTCTAGCGGCGGTGATGATGGCGTAGAGGGCTCGTTGTCACTTGATCAGTTCTTTAGGCGGTATACGAGTGAGGACAATCATAGTTTTTCGAATATTTTGGAGAAGGTGAATAGGAAGAGGAAGGAGAGATATGAGTATTTGACGGAAGGCGAAAAGGAGGGGGTTAAATCTATTGAGGATGTGAAGAGGGATAGGATTACAGATGGGTATGGAACGTCGGATCAGCCGCCTAGTACATTGGATGGGTGGAAATATACAGCGAAAAATTTGCTGATGTACCATCCTGCTGATCGAGGTGAGGCCCCATTGACAGAGGAGGAACGTGCAAATAGGATGAAGAGTTTGGAGAAGGAAATTAATCGACCCAATACACGATTCCATGGGAAGATAATGGATTCCAGGCCAAAGGAGGATGCTATGGCCGAGTTTCTTTATACCACAGTTGCAGGTGCAACCCCAGTTATCATGGATAGAGATGGGGATAAGTTGAAGAAGTATGATTTGGATGATTTGAGGAAGACTCCCAATCCATTTTATGTGGAAACGGAGAAAAAAGCAGATAATGGTTATAGTTTTGTGAGGACACCCTCGCCTGCACCAGGTGTTGATGAATCACCGTTTATTACATGGGGTGAAATTGAAGGGACACCTCTGAGGTTGGATCTCGAGGACAATCCAGTTGATATTGGTGGTGGTGAAGGGCCTCATTATAGGATCCCATGCCCACCTGTAAGAGATGAAAAGGCTCACTCGCTGTCAAGGGAAGCTGCACGCAAATTGAGGGAAAGGTCAAAATTGTTTCACAAGCCACCTCTGCCATCACCTTCTAGAGGTGGCAGTGCCAGTCCAAGTGTGCGGACACTCTCCCCTGCTGCTCAGAAGTTTGTAAGGAATGCAATTGGCAAGTCCTCATCTTCTATTGATGAAACTCTTCGTGCCAGTTACCGAGGTTCAAGTCCTGGGTTTACTACTCCTAAGGGTGGTAGGAGTGTATCAAGGCTTGGAAGCCATGCTAGCATCATATCAAGATCACCTTCTGCTGCAAGGGAGGGAACTAATCCTCCTTGGTAA